The following coding sequences are from one Neurospora crassa OR74A linkage group I, whole genome shotgun sequence window:
- a CDS encoding kinesin, translating into MERKKPSSMSRPPSVAGTRSNSSMRPPPTRNTASSTGRQSALRNASAPGGSRAERSGAASPADSQVSATAGAKRKERDFDPEDEGTTNINVVVRCRGRNDREVKENSAVVVKTEGLKGRIVELSMGPNAVSNKTYTFDRVFSQAADQAMVFDEVVKPILEEMLAGYNCTIFAYGQTGTGKTYTMSGDMNQTFGMLPDTAGIIPRVLHALFNKLEVDDKEHCVRCSFIELYNEELRDLLSAEDNTKLKIFDDNSKKGHATTIVQGMEERHILSAADGLRWLQEGSVRRQVAATKCNDLSSRSHTVFTITVHVKQQTENGEDYLMGGKLNLVDLAGSENIQRSGAENKRAAEAGLINKSLLTLGRVINALVDRSPHIPYRESKLTRLLQDSLGGRTKTCIIATISPARSNMEETISTLDYAFRAKNIRNKPQINALLNKKTLLREFATEIEKLKSELIATRQRNGVYLSNDAYEELTVQNESRRILTEEQAARIETLETNLRNKLQELYTMTSTFMGLRKEHEATKAQLDETKDVLDQTELVLAATRKSLAEEAHLRRAHQTTEQKLAKVGDELISTVKRTVQDVEGLHAKNRRRSDLHALNRSTWAMSQSQVTGITELVESRIAEFRKGQEEHISSVSERMQSFVQEELDKLSTTQAFLDQNLEHFAESRTQLLEQKQKSKEEMDNVLEEIKVVRDTVKQRVGESLQAIASAAERIAGDVLGELTTFHSQLHASYSSLGKECKSIFGDLLQTISAQKAEAERLRQELEGASQTIVESNATVSARIQEVLEEERRQAAEERQNLLLQIGSLINSQAEMQESRLAGKTALIRQAVMDSNATFEGSMSEYMDGMNAWNEKDSRLMEDVVKSRDVLKNKMKDDWATADEHSNSIQNTTKSVHAETVRVVDAQLKDLDTQMQDLDQFVSRARSENSVHHEQHVVSMENLTSTVEKSFINIADHFGERFDRIRDLSGEMDNDAKILRESLEPLDESLRQPLAALREDIQSTKIREYEPTGDTPEKKRYEYPTDLPRTAGHETLIAGMQDKPSTTPTTSPAKRATMTAVYSDIVVSPSRSPSKVPLSVPVSPRNNPFGTPGPATSTRNKSHPMDPSLREVNPNLGGGTSVFGELSSSTMSMAPPSTSVIGFHANNTDHTEESATQVPLFRRSNRRQSPRVLAKKKITGHAGGIITEGLENMPVTTDASVGIAGNRRKTPRLG; encoded by the exons ATGGAGCGTAAAAAACCATCATCCATGTCGCGTCCACCATCCGTCGCCGGGACGCGtagcaacagcagcatgcGACCTCCCCCAACCAGAAACACGGCATCTTCAACAGGCCGACAATCAGCCCTCCGAAATGCCTCCGCACCGGGAGGATCTCGCGCCGAGCGATCGGGCGCCGCCTCCCCCGCAGACTCACAGGTATCGGCAACAGCAGGTGCGAAGCGTAAGGAGCGCGATTTCGACCCGGAGGACGAGGGCACCACAAACATCAATGTTGTTGTGCGCTGTCGAGGACGCAATGACCGGGAAGTCAAGGAAAATAGCGCCGTTGTTGTCAAGACGGAGGGCCTCAAAGGCAGGATAGTTGAGCTATCAATGGGTCCCAATGCAGTGAGCAACAAGACGTATACCTTTGATCGCGTCTTCTCGCAGGCCGCCGACCAAGCCATGGTCTTTGACGAGGTGGTGAAGCCGATCCTGGAAGAG ATGCTTGCCGGTTACAACTGCACCATATTTGCTTACGGCCAAACAGGCACAGGCAAGACATATACCATGTCAGGCGACATGAATCAGACTTTTGGCATGCTTCCCGACACCGCAGGCATCATCCCCAGAGTCCTGCATGCTCTCTTTAATAAGCTTGAAGTGGATGACAAGGAACACTGCGTGCGATGCTCGTTTATCGAACTTTATAATGAAGAGCTGCGTGATCTGCTTTCGGCAGAGGACAACACAAAGCTCAAAATATTTGACGACAACTCGAAAAAGGGCCATGCCACGACTATTGTGCAAGGTATGGAGGAAAGACACATTTTGAGCGCGGCAGACGGCCTCAGATGGCTTCAAGAGGGCAGTGTGAGGCGTCAGGTGGCCGCGACAAAGTGCAACGACCTCAGCAGTCGTAGTCACACCGTCTTCACCATTACCGTTCATGTCAAGCAACAAACCGAGAATGGGGAGGATTATCTAATGGGAGGAAAGCTGAATTTGGTTGATCTCGCTGGCAGTGAGAACATTCAGCGCTCTGGAGCCGAGAACAAACGTGCTGCTGAGGCTGGCCTCATCAACAAGAGTCTGCTTACCCTTGGTCGCGTCATCAACGCCTTGGTCGACCGCAGCCCCCATATTCCTTACAGAGAATCGAAACTTACACGTCTACTCCAAGACTCTTTAGGTGGGCGGACAAAGACGTGCATCATTGCGACAATATCCCCGGCCAGGAGTAACATGGAGGAGACGATATCCACCCTTGATTATGCTTTTAGGGCTAAAAACATTCGAAACAAACCGCAGATCAACGCGCTACTCAACAAAAAAACATTACTTCGCGAGTTTGCGACCGAGATCGAGAAACTGAAAAGCGAGCTGATTGCCACTCGTCAGCGAAACGGTGTCTATCTATCGAACGATGCTTACGAAGAGCTGACTGTACAAAACGAATCGCGGCGGATCCTTACGGAAGAACAAGCGGCCAGAATCGAGACCCTCGAAACAAACCTTCGAAACAAGCTCCAAGAGCTGTATACGATGACATCAACATTCATGGGGCTTCGAAAAGAGCACGAAGCCACAAAAGCACAGCTAGACGAGACCAAAGATGTGTTGGACCAAACCGAGCTGGTGCTGGCAGCTACCAGGAAGTcgttggcggaggaggcgcaCCTCCGAAGGGCGCATCAAACAACCGAGCAGAAGCTTGCCAAAGTGGGTGATGAGCTTATCTCTACCGTCAAGCGGACCGTCCAAGATGTCGAAGGGCTCCACGCGAAGAACAGAAGAAGATCCGACCTACATGCGCTCAATCGTAGCACGTGGGCCATGTCGCAATCGCAAGTCACAGGTATTACTGAGCTTGTTGAAAGTCGGATTGCGGAGTTCCGCAAGGGGCAGGAGGAGCATATCTCCAGCGTATCAGAGCGAATGCAAAGTTTTGTTCAGGAGGAGCTCGACAAGCTGTCCACAACCCAAGCCTTCCTCGATCAAAACTTGGAGCATTTCGCAGAGTCTAGGACACAGCTGTTGGAGCAGAAGCAAAAGTccaaggaggagatggacaaCGTGCTGGAAGAGATCAAGGTTGTTCGGGACACCGTGAAACAGCGCGTTGGAGAATCGCTCCAGGCTATTGCCTCGGCGGCTGAGCGGATTGCAGGTGATGTCCTGGGCGAACTAACTACTTTCCACAGTCAGTTACATGCTTCGTATAGTTCGCTTGGGAAGGAATGTAAATCCATCTTCGGGGATCTGCTGCAAACAATTAGCGCCCAGAAAGCCGAAGCTGAAAGACTTCGGCAAGAGCTCGAGGGTGCTAGTCAGACCATTGTTGAATCCAACGCAACTGTGTCAGCCCGGATTCAGGAGgttttggaggaggagcgaaGACAAGCGGCCGAGGAAAGGCAAAACCTTTTGCTACAGATCGGCTCCCTCATCAATTCGCAAGCGGAGATGCAAGAGTCTCGCCTCGCCGGGAAGACAGCACTTATTCGACAAGCGGTTATGGATTCGAACGCAACGTTTGAGGGCAGTATGTCCGAATATATGGATGGCATGAACGCTTGGAACGAGAAGGACAGCAGACTTATGGAGGATGTTGTCAAGTCTCGTGATGTGCTTAAGAACAAGATGAAGGACGACTGGGCG ACTGCCGACGAGCACAGCAACTCTATACAGAATACCACAAAATCTGTCCATGCCGAGACGGTTCGTGTAGTCGATGCTCAACTCAAAGATCTCGATACACAGATGCAGGATCTTGACCAATTCGTCTCTCGCGCCCGCTCCGAAAACTCCGTGCACCATGAACAACATGTCGTCTCGATGGAGAACCTCACCTCAACGGTCGAAAAGTCATTCATTAACATTGCGGACCATTTTGGCGAGCGCTTCGACCGTATCCGCGACCTTAGTGGCGAAATGGATAACGATGCGAAGATCCTGCGAGAATCTCTTGAGCCGCTTGACGAATCCCTCCGTCAGCCCCTTGCCGCCCTCCGCGAAGACATCCAGAGCACCAAGATCCGCGAGTACGAGCCTACCGGTGACACCCCCGAGAAGAAGCGCTACGAATATCCGACGGACCTTCCGCGCACTGCGGGCCATGAGACGCTCATTGCAGGCATGCAGGACAAGCCTtcgacgacgccgacgacaAGCCCAGCTAAACGTGCAACGATGACTGCGGTATATAGTGATATCGTCGTGTCACCTTCACGTTCACCCTCCAAAGTGCCATTGTCCGTGCCTGTTTCACCCAGGAATAATCCCTTCGGCACGCCCGGACCCGCCACGAGCACCCGAAATAAGTCGCATCCCATGGACCCGAGTTTACGAGAAGTGAATCCGAACCTTGGTGGCGGGACATCAGTTTTTGGCGAGTTGTCATCCAGCACGATGTCAATGGCGCCGCCATCTACATCGGTGATCGGTTTCCACGCCAACAATACGGACCACACTGAAGAGAGTGCGACGCAAGTACCACTCTTTAGAAGAAGTAATCGGAGACAGTCACCTCGTGTATTAgccaagaaaaagataaCGGGTCATGCTGGCGGGATCATCACGGAGGGCCTGGAAAACATGCCGGTGACGACAGATGCCAGTGTAGGCATTGCCGGGAACAGGAGGAAGACTCCACGGCTAGGTTGA
- a CDS encoding pescadillo — MPKIKKKGQAGAAKNYITRTQAVKKLQLSLPDFRKLCIWKGIYPREPRNKKKVSKSATASTTFYYTKDIQYLLHEPLLQKFRDQKVLEKKISRALGRGDVSDAARFERHAARPEATGKPRYTLNHVIRERYPTFNDALRDLDDCLSMLFLFANLPSTSAVPAKMIARCERLCLEFQHYLIVSHSLRKSFLSIKGIYYQANIQGEDILWLVPYKFNQRIVGDVDFRIMGTFVEFYMTLLGFVNYRLYSSIGLKYPPKFDQLKDENGAELGAFSLEGVNMATQGETKAVTNGEEQQQGPDPKVQAEVDKIIKQLKEDESKSDETAEEDAEADDEEKPTDSIDKFEPVAPGGDVLPQPAYSSSDPSQLFANFTFYLSRETPRQPLEFILRAFGCKRIGWDSVLGEGAFTNDESDPSITHHIIDRPVVQAATNEDGDGEDNQTAQKVGPNQRYPGRIYVQPQWVWDCVNDEELKSPELYAPGAALPPHLSPFVKAAPGQYDPTLPLEAQQTEAEAIEADLEDAEKGNAEDGSDVENDMDVDEAEDDEEEEEGDEEDAEEAEEEDAEEDEEESKTLQRQLELEAELQGKKVQNTKVDSKTKAKLEQRKALEKKAREEAEDLERAKGMLSKKKRKLFEQMQYTNNKKSAQDEKLRAKRRKLEKEKAQKA, encoded by the coding sequence ATGCCAAaaatcaagaagaagggccaGGCCGGCGCGGCCAAGAACTACATCACCCGCACACAGGCTGTGAAGAAGCTGCAGCTTAGCCTTCCCGACTTCCGCAAGCTTTGCATCTGGAAGGGTATCTACCCGCGCGAGCCTCGtaacaagaagaaggtttCCAAGTCGGCCACTGCCTCGACCACCTTCTACTACACCAAGGACATTCAGTACCTCCTCCACGAGCCCCTTCTTCAAAAGTTCCGTGACCAGAAGGTGCTCGAGAAGAAGATCTCCCGTGCTCTTGGCAGAGGTGATGTTTCGGATGCCGCCCGCTTCGAGCGCCATGCTGCCCGCCCCGAGGCCACTGGCAAGCCCAGGTACACTCTCAACCACGTCATCCGTGAGCGCTACCCGACTTTCAACGACGCGCTCCGCGATCTCGATGACTGCTTGTCCAtgctcttcctcttcgccaACCTCCCTTCCACGAGCGCGGTTCCCGCCAAGATGATCGCCCGCTGCGAGCGTCTCTGCCTCGAATTCCAACACTACCTTATTGTTTCCCACAGCCTGCGCAAGTCGTTCCTGTCGATCAAGGGTATCTACTACCAGGCCAACATCCAGGGCGAGGATATTCTCTGGCTCGTTCCCTACAAGTTCAACCAGAGGATCGTCGGCGATGTCGATTTCCGCATTATGGGCACTTTCGTCGAGTTCTACATGACTCTTCTTGGATTCGTCAACTACCGACTTTACAGCTCGATCGGCCTCAAGTATCCTCCCAAGTTCGACCAGCTCAAGGACGAGAACGGTGCTGAGCTCGGCGCTTTCTCTCTGGAGGGTGTCAACATGGCCACCCAGGGCGAGACCAAGGCCGTCACAAACGGGGAGGAACAACAGCAGGGTCCTGACCCCAAGGTCCAGGCTGAGGTTGACAAGATTATCAAGCAACTGAAGGAGGACGAGTCCAAGAGCGACGAGACTGCCGAGGAAGATGCCGAggccgacgatgaggagaagCCCACAGACTCCATCGACAAGTTCGAGCCAGTTGCccctggtggtgatgttcttCCTCAGCCGGCGTACAGCAGCAGTGACCCTTCGCAGCTGTTCGCCAACTTCACATTCTACCTCTCCCGTGAGACCCCCCGCCAGCCTCTCGAGTTCATTCTTCGTGCCTTTGGCTGCAAGAGGATAGGCTGGGATTCCGTCCTCGGCGAGGGTGCCTTCACAAATGACGAGTCGGATCCCTCCATCACCCATCACATCATTGACAGGCCAGTCGTACAAGCCGCTACCAAcgaggatggcgatggcgaggacAATCAGACGGCCCAGAAGGTCGGACCCAACCAGAGATACCCCGGCAGGATATATGTCCAGCCCCAATGGGTATGGGACTGCGTCAACGACGAGGAACTCAAGAGCCCTGAGCTCTATGCTCCTGGCGCCGCTCTCCCTCCCCATCTTAGCCCCTTCGTCAAGGCCGCCCCTGGCCAGTACGATCCTACTCTGCCCCTTGAGGCTCAGCAAaccgaggccgaggctaTTGAAGCCGACCTCGAGGATGCCGAGAAGGGTAATGCTGAGGATGGTTCCGATGTCGAAAACGACatggatgttgatgaggccgaggacgatgaagaagaggaggagggtgacgaggaggatgccgaggaggccgaggaggaggatgctgaggaagatgaggaggagtccAAGACCCTCCAGCGTCAGCTTGAGCTAGAAGCCGAGCTCCAAGGCAAGAAGGTGCAGAATACAAAGGTAGACTCCAAGACCAAAGCCAAGCTAGAACAGCGCAAGGCTCTTGAAAAGAAGGCACgcgaggaggcggaggaccTGGAGCGCGCCAAGGGCATGctgagcaagaagaagcgcaagctGTTTGAGCAGATGCAGTataccaacaacaagaagagcgCTCAGGACGAGAAGCTCCGCGCCAAGAGGAGAAAgctggagaaggaaaaggcgcAGAAGGCGTAA
- the gpit-2 gene encoding glycosylphosphatidylinositol transamidase 2 → MNGGKVTLRRTAGLYAGAAVLRLALFTLFPGLPDLLTGRVEISTPVTSFKRLQEGLFLYNHNVSPYDGGVYHQAPLLLPIFNLLPSFAAFPIFTYLLYIAIDILSAHALLRIAESGEASSSARFTSPRRDKRWSGAIIAALFLFNPFTIATCIGRSTTVFTTCAILHAVANAISGRPFHAMVALAFASYLSMYPLLLLPPLILLCYDRQKLPATGAPNAWIKFTATMVMDAFGALAVLFQMSFFLTGSWEFLSSTYGVQLTLSDLAPNIGLWWYFFVEMFDSFRSFFLAVFWLHLSSYVGGLSVRLRQQPLAVITLLLGIFSIFKPYPSIADASLFLGMVPLYRHVFPLLRYSFVIAAIIIYTTFLGPAFYHLWIYAGSGNANFFYAITLVWGLGLSLLVCDLAFAVLRDEWEVERPEMAGKEIRQI, encoded by the exons ATGAATGGCGGCAAGGTAACGTTGAGGAGGACGGCTGGCTTATACGCCGGTGCTGCCGTCCTGCGACTTGCCCTCTTTACTCTGTTCCCCGGTCTTCCAGACCTCCTGACTGGCCGTGTCGAGATCTCAACGCCAGTAACAAGCTTCAAGCGCC TCCAAGAAGGCCTCTTCCTGTATAACCATAACGTCTCTCCTTACGATGGCGGCGTCTACCACCAGGCGCCCCTCTTGCTGCCCATCTTCAACTTGCTCCCGAGCTTCGCGGCGTTTCCCATCTTCACGTACCTTCTCTACATCGCTATCGATATTCTGAGCGCCCATGCTCTTTTAAGGATTGCAGAGTCTGGCGAGGCCAGCTCGTCTGCGCGCTTCACCTCCCCGCGCCGTGACAAGCGTTGGAGTGGTGCCATCATTGCCGCGCTCTTCCTGTTCAACCCCTTCACCATCGCGACATGCATTGGGCGTTCGACCACCGTCTTCACGACCTGTGCCATTCTCCACGCCGTCGCCAATGCCATCTCCGGCAGACCCTTTCACGCCATGGTCGCCCTAGCCTTCGCATCATACCTCTCCATGTATCcgctactcctcctcccgcctcTCATTCTTCTTTGCTATGACAGGCAGAAGTTGCCCGCTACCGGAGCGCCCAATGCGTGGATCAAGTTTACCGCGACCATGGTTATGGATGCGTTTGGTGCTCTGGCAGTGCTTTTCCAAATGTCGTTCTTCCTGACCGGCTCATGGGAGTTCCTTAGTTCCACCTATGGTGTGCAACTTACACTGTCTGACCTGGCCCCCAATATCGGCCTGTGGTGGTACTTCTTTGTCGAGATGTTCGACTCGTTCCGTTCATTCTTCTTGGCCGTCTTTTGGCTGCATTTGTCGTCATATGTTGGCGGGTTGAGCGTGCGCCTTCGCCAGCAGCCGCTTGCGGTGATCACTCTGCTGCTGGGTATCTTCAGCATCTTCAAGCCATACCCTAGCATCGCGGATGCGTCGTTGTTCTTGGGCATGGTGCCGCTGTATAGACATGTCTTCCCGTTGCTGCGGTATTCGTTTGTCATTGCTGCCATTATTATTTACACGACCTTTCTCGGTCCTGCGTTCTACCATCTGTGGATCTATGCTGGTAGCGGAAACGCAAACTTCTTCTATGCTATCACGCTTGTTTGGGGCCTTGGACTGAGCTTGTTGGTCTGCGATCTCGCCTTTGCTGTCCTGAGGGATGAGTGGGAGGTTGAGCGACCCGAAATGGCCGGCAAGGAGATTCGTCAGATTTGA
- the tob37 gene encoding topogenesis of outer membrane beta barrel protein 37: protein MTLELHVWGPAFGLPSIDAECLATVTYFAQTLSAADYLLVQSSPSAVPSHHLPALYNPSTATWISGFDPIVNYLSTLQPPSYHHPDVTTLPSRVYADSQAYKALLTSSAAPLLALSLYVSSANYSETTRPAYSAILPFPLPWTEPLAVRAAMAARAAHLGMSSLDTDAEMERLEREEREREAAGWVQIPKALRKAVGGQNSGVKGQLSPEMKRRIKLEGLAAEVFDVLGEVDFLEEEDGEEEEEEEEEAKEGGARIKVTLETKCLAFAYLALMLLPEVPRPWLKEVLQKKYAGLCKFVLEYRRKTFPDSGKVLPWADRESDPAVSACDSALSIVGRFVRAVIDDIPMLGREWSRWWALRQRRVAEENSAETQLVVRRSVGESERSLLLAGAGLTLLAINVAGLGIYWYRYRGLLGAPLQTWHRPLVGLGSFGAAGAMFAGLA, encoded by the exons ATGACGCTAGAGCTCCATGTCTGGGGCCCGGCTTTCGGCCTCCCCTCTATCGACGCCGAATGCCTTGCGACCGTTACGTACTTTGCGCAAACCCTAAGTGCCGCCGACTACCTGCTCGTACAGAGCAGCCCCTCTGCCGTTCCATCCC ATCACCTCCCGGCACTCTACAACCCCTCCACGGCAACATGGATCTCCGGCTTCGACCCTATCGTCAACTATCTCTCCACCCTTCAACCACCCTCTTACCACCACCCTGACGTCACCACCCTCCCCTCACGCGTATACGCCGACTCTCAAGCTTACAAGGCCCTCCTGACCTCCTCGGCCGCCCCGCTCCTTGCCCTGTCCCTCTATGTCTCCTCGGCCAACTACTCTGAAACCACTCGACCCGCCTACAGCGCCATTCTCCCGTTCCCCTTACCGTGGACGGAGCCGCTCGCCGTGCGGGCCGCCATGGCCGCGCGCGCGGCGCACCTGGGTATGAGCAGCCTGGATACGGACGCGGAGATGGAGCggctggagagggaggagcgggagcgcGAGGCTGCGGGTTGGGTGCAGATCCCGAAGGCGCTGAGGAAGGCGGTCGGCGGGCAGAATAGCGGTGTCAAGGGCCAGTTGAGTCccgagatgaagaggaggatcaAGTTGGAGGGgctggcggcggaggtgTTTGATGTGCTTGGGGAAGTTGATTTcctggaagaagaggacggggaggaggaggaggaggaggaggaggaggctaaaGAGGGCGGTGCAAGGATCAAGGTGACGCTGGAGACCAAGTGTCTTGCGTTTGCTTACCTGGCGCTCATGCTGCTTCCTGAGGTGCCGAGGCCTTGGTTGAAGGAAGTGTTGCAGAAAAAGTATGCCGGATTATGCAAGTTTGTGCTGGAATACAGGAGAAAGACGTTCCCTGACAGCGGCAAGGTGCTGCCGTGGGCGGATAGAGAGAGTGATCCCGCTGTCAGTGCCTGCGACTCGGCGCTCAGTATCGTTGGGCGGTTTGTGAGGGCCGTAATTGACGATATCCCAATGCTTGGACGGGAATGGAGCAGGTGGTGGGCGTTGAGGCAAAGAAGGGTAGCTGAAGAGAACTCTGCCGAGACACAGCTCGTTGTAAGGAGAAGCGTTGGTGAGAGTGAACGCAGTCTCTTGCTGGCTGGTGCCGGGTTGACTCTGCTGGCTATCAACGTTGCCGGCCTCGGTATTTACTGGTACCGATACCGAGGGTTGCTGGGCGCGCCGTTACAGACGTGGCATAGGCCACTGGTAGGCTTGGGCAGCTTTGGGGCGGCAGGAGCCATGTTCGCTGGTCTTGCATGA